From a single Capsicum annuum cultivar UCD-10X-F1 chromosome 12, UCD10Xv1.1, whole genome shotgun sequence genomic region:
- the LOC107849700 gene encoding uncharacterized protein LOC107849700 → MDVDQEPAVYLEEEILALKVGSWRKINKHPHGVYNAVTRTHSLAFVREAFHWIGNSRERGSRHSSSIEYSLVSFCISKEIYGEIPLPEEILSLEGIVFFGVSVLDGML, encoded by the exons ATGGATGTTGATCAG GAGCCGGCAGTTTACTTGGAAGAGGAAATTCTTGCGTTGAAAGTTGGTTCCTGGAGAAAAATCAATAAACATCCTCATGGCGTTTACAATGCGGTGACTCGTACTCACTCTTTGGCATTTGTCCGTGAGGCATTTCATTGGATCGGTAATTCAAGAGAACGTGGCTCAAGACACTCTAGCTCAATAGAGTATTCTCTGGTGTCATTTTGTATTTCAAAAGAAATTTATGGAGAGATACCCTTGCCGGAGGAAATATTATCCCTTGAGGGCATCGTCTTTTTTGGTGTTTCAGTATTGGACGGAATGCTATGA